The Halobaculum sp. MBLA0143 genome includes a region encoding these proteins:
- a CDS encoding PaaI family thioesterase, which produces MTDTHGDGEANADDDTETRTETVRRLYERLPLHRALDVHVEEVTEERAVVTVPFREELVGDPDRGVLHGGALSTTVDLTGAAVFVGLCGAYTPTVDLRVNYLEAAPRAPLSATATVERAGTSTGVARVEVVADDTVCATGTGVYRLVD; this is translated from the coding sequence GTGACAGACACTCACGGCGACGGTGAGGCCAACGCCGACGACGACACGGAGACCCGCACGGAGACGGTGCGTCGGCTGTACGAACGCCTCCCACTCCACCGTGCGTTGGACGTGCACGTCGAGGAGGTCACCGAGGAGCGTGCGGTCGTGACGGTCCCGTTCCGAGAGGAGTTGGTCGGCGACCCGGACCGGGGGGTGCTGCACGGCGGTGCCCTCAGCACGACCGTCGACCTCACGGGCGCGGCCGTGTTCGTCGGACTGTGTGGGGCGTACACGCCGACAGTCGACCTGCGGGTGAACTACCTCGAGGCGGCCCCGCGGGCACCGCTGTCGGCGACCGCGACGGTGGAGCGCGCCGGCACCAGCACTGGTGTCGCTCGCGTCGAGGTGGTCGCAGACGACACGGTGTGTGCTACCGGCACCGGCGTCTACCGACTCGTCGACTGA
- a CDS encoding phenylacetate--CoA ligase family protein, with protein sequence MYDTETLTALREQLAAVADHDLYRDRFADAGVQPADVETWAAFESVPFTTAEDLVDDFEADPPTGSTYDGAAMVTFSPMGDGLRPVIDTTGDIGHQAEANAEVLRRAGVAPDDRVAVTFGYDLFGTGYVFHRALEELGAEVFPLGPGDSEQTAATIQQFDLDGLVGNPSFALKLGEAGARVDTFLGAGEPFTSVPGRRAAVKNALDATTAVDYFGTRHAMPVAAETAAEDGLVVCSDYAVVEIVDPDTGERLEPGERGELVVTHTAKEGVPLVRYRTGDLADLAVRDGTVVLPDGVVGRTDERLKVKGVKLYPESVETVLAGFDDLTGEYRVTVSRPETTDRLEVVCEGDADTDRLRAALSDRLLVAPDGVRTVAELDEPGVVDDRV encoded by the coding sequence ATGTACGACACGGAGACACTGACGGCGCTCCGGGAACAGCTCGCGGCAGTCGCAGACCACGACCTCTACCGCGACCGGTTCGCCGACGCGGGTGTACAGCCCGCCGACGTCGAGACCTGGGCGGCGTTCGAGTCGGTTCCGTTCACGACCGCCGAGGACCTGGTCGACGACTTCGAGGCCGACCCGCCGACGGGGTCGACGTACGACGGCGCGGCGATGGTGACGTTCTCGCCGATGGGTGACGGGCTCCGGCCCGTGATCGACACGACGGGAGACATCGGCCACCAGGCGGAGGCGAACGCGGAGGTGCTGCGACGGGCGGGTGTCGCCCCGGACGACCGGGTCGCCGTCACCTTCGGCTACGACCTGTTCGGGACGGGGTACGTGTTCCACCGGGCCTTGGAGGAACTCGGCGCGGAGGTGTTCCCGCTCGGGCCCGGTGACTCCGAGCAGACGGCGGCGACGATCCAGCAGTTCGACCTCGACGGACTCGTCGGGAACCCGAGCTTCGCGCTGAAGCTCGGGGAGGCAGGTGCGCGCGTCGACACGTTCCTCGGCGCCGGCGAGCCGTTCACCTCCGTTCCCGGTCGCCGCGCGGCGGTGAAAAACGCCTTAGACGCGACGACGGCCGTCGATTACTTCGGCACCCGGCACGCGATGCCAGTCGCGGCCGAGACGGCGGCCGAAGACGGGTTGGTGGTGTGTTCCGACTACGCCGTCGTGGAGATCGTCGATCCGGACACGGGTGAGCGACTGGAGCCGGGTGAGCGCGGTGAACTCGTCGTCACACACACCGCCAAGGAGGGGGTGCCGTTGGTTCGGTACCGCACGGGTGACCTCGCAGACCTGGCGGTCCGAGACGGCACCGTCGTCCTCCCGGACGGGGTCGTCGGCCGGACGGACGAACGCCTGAAGGTGAAGGGGGTGAAGCTGTACCCCGAGAGCGTCGAGACGGTACTCGCGGGGTTCGACGATCTCACCGGAGAGTACCGGGTGACGGTATCACGGCCGGAGACGACCGACCGTCTCGAAGTGGTCTGTGAGGGGGACGCGGACACGGACCGACTGCGGGCGGCACTGAGCGACCGACTGCTCGTCGCCCCCGACGGGGTGCGGACGGTCGCGGAGCTGGACGAGCCAGGTGTCGTCGACGACCGGGTGTAG
- a CDS encoding amidohydrolase family protein, with the protein MPESQSPFVGAIDCHTHLMPPRLMRAIRTSLSESMGWEFPHPADREGVEAVLREAGVAEYVVLPYAHRPGVARELNEWVLDTAAASDRAVPFATLHAGDADPRATVQAAFDAGARGLKIQCPVQGFGPADPRIEGALAAAAERGRPALFHAGTAPASLDSPHVGVEAFERVVERHPELRVLCAHLGTYDWPAFVELARDHDTVFLDTAFACSPTAADAAAAVGVDYEPDDVPDAVFEELAGQIVYGSDYPNVPHSYADERRHLLSRSLSTEATTQLFRGAAERFLGR; encoded by the coding sequence GTGCCAGAGTCACAGTCACCGTTCGTCGGTGCGATCGACTGCCACACACACCTGATGCCGCCGCGGCTGATGCGGGCGATCAGAACGTCGCTGTCTGAGTCGATGGGGTGGGAGTTCCCACACCCGGCCGACCGCGAGGGAGTCGAGGCGGTGCTCCGGGAGGCGGGCGTCGCGGAGTACGTCGTGTTGCCGTACGCACACAGGCCGGGCGTGGCACGAGAGCTGAACGAGTGGGTGCTCGACACTGCGGCGGCGTCCGACCGGGCAGTTCCGTTCGCAACCCTCCACGCCGGCGACGCCGACCCCCGAGCGACCGTCCAGGCGGCGTTCGACGCCGGAGCGCGTGGGCTGAAGATCCAGTGTCCGGTTCAGGGGTTCGGCCCGGCGGACCCCCGAATCGAGGGAGCGCTCGCGGCCGCCGCCGAGCGTGGTCGGCCGGCGTTGTTCCACGCCGGAACCGCCCCGGCGTCGCTCGACTCTCCACACGTCGGCGTCGAGGCGTTCGAGCGTGTCGTCGAGCGGCACCCGGAGCTGCGGGTCCTGTGTGCCCACCTCGGGACGTACGACTGGCCGGCGTTCGTCGAGTTGGCCCGAGACCACGACACCGTCTTCCTCGACACGGCGTTCGCCTGCTCGCCGACCGCGGCCGACGCCGCTGCGGCCGTCGGCGTCGACTACGAGCCCGACGACGTGCCGGACGCGGTGTTCGAGGAGCTGGCGGGGCAGATCGTGTACGGTTCGGACTACCCGAACGTCCCACACTCGTACGCCGACGAGCGACGGCACCTCCTCTCGCGGTCGCTGTCGACGGAGGCGACCACACAACTGTTTCGGGGTGCCGCCGAACGGTTCCTCGGACGGTAG
- a CDS encoding branched-chain amino acid ABC transporter permease, giving the protein MSELSTFFDIAVSGVGLGALYALVAMGFSLIYKVTGVLNFAQGQIAMVGAYSVVIFGTTSLLPTALPAAAALGVTILVGLLLGLALERVVFRPFIGEPVLSIIIVTLALGSILEGSIAFLFGRNFKAYPSALTVDWSVSLPLGASIQGAYAMAVVAALAVVGLLIAFFKRSVVGSILRASASDEQAAMALGVSIERTVALAWTISITITAIGGILLAVSSGGAAFSIETTGIIIFAAVVFGGLDSILGAFVGSIVVGLLQELGSYYLEGGTAVFLPGTGIQANLGAGFGEILPMLFLLAVIVVKPYGLFGTERIERL; this is encoded by the coding sequence ATGTCGGAGCTGAGTACGTTCTTCGACATCGCCGTCTCCGGGGTCGGGCTGGGGGCGTTGTACGCACTCGTCGCCATGGGCTTCTCGCTCATCTACAAGGTGACGGGGGTGCTCAACTTCGCTCAGGGACAGATCGCGATGGTGGGCGCCTACAGCGTCGTGATCTTCGGCACCACGTCGTTGCTGCCGACGGCGCTGCCGGCGGCAGCGGCGCTCGGCGTCACCATCCTCGTCGGGCTCCTCTTGGGGCTCGCGTTAGAACGGGTCGTGTTCCGACCGTTCATCGGCGAGCCGGTGTTGTCGATCATCATCGTCACGCTGGCGCTGGGGTCGATCCTGGAGGGGTCGATCGCGTTCCTGTTCGGTCGGAACTTCAAGGCGTACCCGAGTGCGCTCACGGTCGACTGGAGCGTGTCGCTCCCGCTCGGCGCCTCGATCCAGGGAGCGTACGCCATGGCGGTCGTCGCGGCGCTGGCGGTCGTGGGACTACTGATCGCCTTCTTCAAGCGGTCCGTCGTCGGGTCGATCCTCCGGGCGTCTGCCAGCGACGAGCAGGCGGCGATGGCGCTGGGTGTCTCGATCGAACGGACGGTCGCGCTCGCGTGGACGATCTCGATCACGATCACCGCAATCGGCGGGATTCTGCTGGCGGTGTCCAGCGGCGGTGCGGCGTTCTCCATCGAGACGACCGGGATCATCATCTTCGCGGCCGTCGTGTTCGGCGGACTCGACAGTATCCTCGGGGCGTTCGTCGGCTCGATCGTCGTCGGACTGCTCCAGGAGCTCGGCTCCTACTACCTGGAGGGTGGCACCGCGGTGTTCCTCCCGGGTACTGGTATCCAGGCGAACCTCGGCGCCGGCTTCGGCGAGATTCTCCCCATGCTGTTCCTGCTGGCGGTGATCGTCGTGAAGCCGTACGGACTGTTCGGCACCGAACGTATCGAGAGGCTCTGA
- a CDS encoding branched-chain amino acid ABC transporter permease, translating into MPCGEYFTDYESRMGLFRWRIQRIALVAGLPIPFLVPLLAEGGTLTLLSQAYIFAVAVLGLNVILGYAGEIVLAQGAFMAIGAYTTSRIVTTGVGLLPALAAGGAVAATVAVGFGLPSFRVKGFYIAISTLALQFVSEWFFNNGQAAWIHGGSQQQLPSSVGLVGPFLEVSGTNAKYYLALVAMLVFALLSLNLSRTGIGKTLRAIHENDLSAAVLGVDVFRNKLVAFALGGFAVGVAGGLYGYQIGFISPGYFTLSLTLEHYVMLLFGGLGYVWGALLGVGVVTVVQEYLRQILGVAADLTGLNATATVPVFFGSIIIVVLAVEPRGVLAALGKVKEYLQQWPFAYD; encoded by the coding sequence GTGCCCTGCGGTGAGTACTTCACCGACTACGAGTCCCGGATGGGGCTGTTCCGGTGGCGTATCCAACGGATCGCGCTCGTCGCCGGGCTGCCGATCCCGTTCCTCGTGCCGCTCCTGGCCGAGGGAGGGACGCTCACGCTGCTGTCACAGGCGTACATCTTCGCCGTCGCGGTGCTGGGACTGAACGTGATCTTGGGGTACGCGGGGGAGATCGTCCTCGCACAGGGGGCGTTCATGGCCATCGGCGCGTACACGACCAGCCGGATCGTGACGACCGGTGTCGGGCTGTTGCCGGCGTTGGCAGCCGGTGGGGCGGTGGCGGCGACCGTCGCCGTTGGCTTCGGACTCCCCTCCTTCCGAGTGAAGGGGTTCTACATCGCCATCTCCACGCTCGCGCTCCAGTTCGTCTCCGAGTGGTTCTTCAACAACGGCCAGGCGGCCTGGATCCACGGCGGCTCACAACAGCAGTTGCCGTCGTCCGTCGGGCTCGTCGGCCCGTTCCTGGAGGTCTCCGGGACGAACGCGAAGTACTACCTCGCGCTCGTCGCGATGCTCGTGTTCGCGTTGTTGTCGTTGAACCTCTCCCGGACGGGAATCGGCAAGACCCTGCGTGCGATCCACGAGAACGACCTCTCGGCGGCGGTGCTGGGCGTGGACGTGTTCCGGAACAAGCTCGTCGCGTTCGCGCTTGGCGGGTTCGCCGTCGGCGTCGCCGGCGGGCTGTACGGCTACCAGATCGGCTTCATCTCGCCCGGTTACTTCACGCTGAGCCTGACGCTGGAACACTACGTGATGCTGTTGTTCGGCGGGCTCGGCTACGTCTGGGGGGCGTTGCTGGGCGTCGGTGTCGTCACCGTCGTCCAGGAGTACCTCCGGCAGATCCTGGGTGTCGCCGCAGACCTGACCGGGCTCAACGCCACCGCGACCGTCCCGGTGTTCTTCGGTAGCATCATCATCGTCGTGTTGGCGGTGGAGCCCCGGGGCGTCCTCGCCGCGCTCGGGAAGGTGAAAGAGTACCTCCAGCAGTGGCCGTTCGCGTACGACTGA